A genomic stretch from Hemicordylus capensis ecotype Gifberg chromosome 1, rHemCap1.1.pri, whole genome shotgun sequence includes:
- the SSTR1 gene encoding somatostatin receptor type 1 yields MDSSAGGRNSSSGSPGPNGTVSGGGPGGGESQGGSAILISFIYSVVCLVGLCGNSMVIYVILRYAKMKTATNIYILNLAIADELLMLSVPFLVTSTLLHHWPFGSLLCRLVLSVDAVNMFTSIYCLTVLSVDRYIAVVHPIKASRYRRPTVAKMVNLAVWGLAIVIILPIIIFSKTETNTDGTVACNMMMPDPKQKWLVVFVVYTFLMGFLLPVVAISLCYILIIAKMRMVALKAGWQQRKRSERKITLMVMMVVMVFVICWMPFYVVQLVNLFVEPDDATISQLSVILGYANSCANPILYGFLSDNFKRSFQRLLCLSWMDTATEEPVDYYATALKSRAYSVEDFPPDNFGEAGSTYRNGTCTSRITTL; encoded by the coding sequence ATGGACTCGTCGGCAGGCGGCAGGAACTCCTCGTCGGGCTCCCCCGGCCCCAACGGCACGGTGAGCGGCGGCGGCCCCGGCGGCGGCGAGTCGCAGGGCGGCAGCGCCATCCTCATCTCCTTCATCTACTCGGTGGTGTGCCTGGTGGGGCTGTGCGGGAACTCCATGGTCATCTACGTGATCCTGCGCTACGCCAAGATGAAGACGGCCACCAACATCTATATCCTCAACTTGGCCATCGCGGACGAGCTGCTGATGCTCAGCGTGCCCTTCCTGGTCACCTCCACGCTGCTGCACCACTGGCCCTTCGGCTCGCTGCTATGCCGCCTGGTGCTCAGCGTGGACGCAGTCAACATGTTCACCAGCATCTACTGCCTGACGGTGCTCAGCGTGGACCGCTACATCGCCGTGGTGCACCCCATCAAGGCGTCGCGCTACCGCCGGCCCACCGTGGCCAAGATGGTCAACCTGGCCGTCTGGGGGCTGGCCATCGTCATCATCCTGCCCATCATCATCTTCTCCAAGACGGAGACCAACACGGACGGCACGGTGGCCTGCAACATGATGATGCCCGACCCCAAGCAGAAGTGGCTGGTGGTCTTCGTGGTCTACACCTTCCTCATGGGGTTCCTGCTGCCCGTGGTGGCCATCAGCCTCTGCTACATCCTCATCATCGCCAAGATGCGCATGGTGGCGCTCAAGGCCGGCTGGCAGCAGCGCAAGCGCTCCGAGAGGAAGATCACCCTCATGGTCATGATGGTGGTCATGGTCTTCGTCATCTGCTGGATGCCTTTCTACGTCGTGCAGCTGGTCAACCTCTTCGTGGAGCCCGACGACGCCACCATCAGCCAGCTCTCGGTCATCCTGGGCTACGCCAACAGCTGCGCCAACCCCATCCTCTACGGCTTCCTCTCGGACAACTTCAAGAGGTCCTTCCAGAGGCTGCTGTGCCTCAGCTGGATGGACACTGCCACCGAGGAGCCCGTCGACTACTACGCCACCGCCCTCAAGAGCAGGGCCTACAGCGTGGAGGACTTTCCCCCCGACAACTTCGGCGAAGCGGGCAGCACGTACAGAAACGGGACTTGCACCTCCAGGATTACGACCCTCTGA